Proteins encoded within one genomic window of Nonomuraea gerenzanensis:
- a CDS encoding sensor histidine kinase — MTALVLLLGYALVDPPGPSSWLPPWAAWPVAAAMSLPVAFRRRWPQAMLITAATAAVLATAAGAVAAGAIWIFFIPAALTLYLVATTTPPARSAAFLAGCLSGAAVAVLVFYTQVLPTLPPALERTELPPYWPVEGGTIGVFMSAAWGIGVMVRRQRGLVARLAHHRAEAAVADERRRIARELHDIIGHSMSVIAVKATVANHVADLHPQEVRAAMTVIEQTSQSTLTEIRRVLGLLRSDGDPHDSWAPVPGLADLSDLARQATSAGVDVNLHVPTDAALPSAVALSAYRIVQEALTNVVKHAAPTRCSVTVTLDSGQAVIEVRDSGPRTQREPRPTSLGGHGLIGMRERATMFGGTLTAGPHTDGGFHVVARLPYGPVDAAA; from the coding sequence GTGACAGCTCTGGTCCTGCTCCTCGGCTACGCGCTGGTCGATCCACCGGGGCCGTCCTCCTGGCTACCACCATGGGCCGCCTGGCCAGTCGCGGCGGCCATGAGCCTGCCGGTCGCCTTCCGGCGACGCTGGCCGCAGGCCATGCTGATCACCGCAGCCACAGCAGCCGTCCTGGCGACCGCGGCAGGCGCCGTGGCCGCCGGCGCGATCTGGATCTTCTTCATCCCGGCCGCACTCACGCTCTACCTGGTCGCCACCACCACTCCGCCAGCCCGGTCGGCGGCCTTCCTGGCCGGATGCCTGAGCGGCGCGGCGGTCGCCGTGCTCGTCTTCTACACACAGGTGTTGCCGACCCTGCCGCCCGCCCTCGAGCGCACCGAGTTACCCCCGTACTGGCCGGTGGAGGGCGGCACGATCGGCGTCTTCATGAGCGCCGCGTGGGGGATCGGCGTGATGGTCCGCCGCCAGCGGGGCCTGGTCGCGCGTCTCGCCCACCACCGTGCCGAGGCTGCGGTGGCCGACGAACGCCGACGCATCGCCAGGGAGCTCCACGACATCATCGGGCACAGCATGAGCGTGATCGCGGTCAAGGCCACCGTGGCCAACCACGTCGCCGACCTCCACCCCCAGGAGGTGCGCGCCGCGATGACCGTCATCGAGCAGACCAGCCAGAGCACCCTCACCGAGATCCGCCGGGTGCTCGGCCTGCTCCGCTCCGACGGCGACCCCCACGACTCCTGGGCCCCCGTGCCCGGCCTGGCCGACCTCTCCGACCTGGCGCGCCAGGCAACATCAGCCGGGGTGGACGTGAATCTCCATGTGCCTACGGACGCGGCACTGCCATCCGCAGTAGCCCTGTCCGCGTACCGGATCGTGCAGGAGGCCCTCACCAACGTCGTTAAACACGCGGCACCCACCCGATGCTCAGTCACCGTGACCCTCGACAGCGGCCAAGCCGTGATCGAAGTCCGCGACAGCGGCCCCCGGACACAACGCGAGCCACGACCGACGTCCCTGGGCGGCCACGGCCTCATCGGAATGCGCGAACGCGCCACGATGTTCGGCGGCACCCTCACCGCCGGCCCTCACACCGACGGCGGATTCCACGTGGTGGCACGCCTTCCCTACGGCCCGGTGGACGCCGCAGCCTGA
- a CDS encoding response regulator, which yields MGSQEDDGSSIKVLLAEDQVLLRDSFRMLIDSTPGMVTVGEAGTGGEAVRLAGELRPDVVLMDVRMPEMDGIEATRRICGSPQNAGIRVLILTTFDLDEYVYASLQAGASGFLIKNTTAAELLSAIRVVAGGEALLAPTVTRRLIAEFLQRSERPPAAARPLDGITPREREVLTLIAKGLSNRDIAEHLHLTVGTVKTHIGHLLAKLKARDRAQLVIAAYEAELVTSPSRDGRR from the coding sequence TTGGGATCTCAGGAGGACGATGGCTCGTCCATCAAGGTCCTGCTCGCCGAAGATCAAGTGCTGCTACGTGACAGCTTCAGAATGCTCATCGACAGCACCCCGGGAATGGTGACCGTAGGTGAGGCGGGCACCGGTGGTGAGGCCGTGCGGCTGGCCGGTGAGCTACGTCCCGACGTCGTCCTCATGGACGTGCGCATGCCCGAGATGGACGGGATCGAGGCGACCAGGCGGATCTGCGGTTCCCCGCAGAACGCCGGCATTCGCGTGCTCATCCTCACCACCTTCGATCTGGACGAGTACGTCTACGCCTCCCTGCAAGCCGGCGCCAGCGGCTTCCTGATCAAGAACACGACGGCCGCCGAGCTGCTCAGCGCGATCCGGGTGGTGGCCGGCGGCGAAGCACTGCTGGCCCCGACCGTCACGCGCCGGCTCATCGCGGAGTTCCTGCAGCGCTCCGAACGGCCTCCAGCGGCGGCCCGACCGCTCGACGGGATCACGCCCCGCGAGCGTGAGGTGCTGACGCTCATCGCCAAGGGCCTGTCCAATCGCGACATCGCAGAGCACCTCCACCTCACCGTCGGCACGGTGAAGACGCACATCGGTCACTTACTGGCCAAGCTGAAGGCCCGCGATCGGGCGCAACTCGTGATCGCGGCCTATGAGGCCGAGCTGGTCACCAGCCCTTCCCGGGACGGCCGCCGATAA
- a CDS encoding dihydrofolate reductase family protein: MSKVTCDMAMSVDGFVAGPNQSLDKPFGDGVGDRLHQWMFDEPEQHATVIENVTAAGAFIMGRNMFTPGRGSWDLNWNGYWGDEPPYHAPVFVLTHHPREPLPMQGGTTFYFVTDGIESALAQAREAAGERDVAIAGGAATVNQYLAAGLIDELRLHIAPVILGRGERLLHNVGDITLEPIGTPTGTSLVSHLTYRVVR; this comes from the coding sequence ATGAGCAAGGTCACTTGTGACATGGCGATGTCCGTCGACGGCTTCGTCGCCGGCCCCAACCAGAGCCTGGACAAGCCCTTCGGCGACGGCGTGGGCGACCGCCTGCACCAGTGGATGTTCGACGAGCCCGAGCAGCACGCCACCGTGATCGAGAACGTCACCGCAGCCGGCGCGTTCATCATGGGCCGCAACATGTTCACCCCCGGCCGCGGCTCCTGGGACCTGAACTGGAACGGCTACTGGGGCGACGAGCCGCCGTACCACGCCCCGGTCTTCGTCCTCACCCACCACCCGCGCGAGCCGTTGCCGATGCAGGGCGGCACGACGTTCTACTTCGTCACCGACGGCATCGAATCAGCGCTCGCCCAGGCCCGCGAGGCGGCCGGCGAGCGCGACGTCGCCATCGCGGGCGGCGCCGCAACCGTCAACCAGTACCTGGCAGCGGGCCTCATCGACGAGCTGCGCCTCCACATCGCACCGGTGATCCTCGGCAGAGGCGAGCGCCTGCTCCACAACGTCGGCGACATCACCCTCGAGCCCATCGGCACCCCCACCGGCACCAGCCTCGTCTCCCACCTGACGTACCGAGTGGTCCGGTAA
- a CDS encoding IS5 family transposase, whose translation MTVYRFPPGSASCAVPGCGCWSRSCPYPSDLSDAQWEVLLPEAEAVMAELRKGPGGPMKHDLRAVVDAIGYVTRYGIEWRALPVDFPPWTAVYAFFERWSERGLPARLADRLRGRIRVAAGRKETPTAAIIDAQSVKASETIGAADSGFDGGKKIKGQKRHVAVDTLGLLLTVLVTAASVQDRDGAHPLLALLRGKFSTITLVWADGGYAGRLVTWAAKALKITVAVVRRTDDMKGFVVLPRRWVVERSLAWLMRHRRLVRCYERRPAHHEAMIWWAAVHQMTRRLTRELAGQPPNRRWGGPPPLPCLTSPDRRGKVLELLAAQPWRAWKGTELAAILAIDNVNSFRVQLSQWSHQGHINKIGPALYGPVPTAA comes from the coding sequence ATGACTGTCTACCGGTTTCCGCCGGGCTCCGCCAGTTGCGCCGTGCCCGGTTGTGGCTGCTGGAGCCGTTCGTGTCCCTATCCGTCTGATCTGTCTGATGCGCAGTGGGAGGTGTTGCTGCCCGAGGCCGAGGCTGTCATGGCCGAGCTGCGCAAGGGTCCAGGCGGCCCGATGAAACATGATCTTCGGGCGGTGGTGGATGCGATCGGCTATGTGACCAGGTACGGGATCGAATGGCGGGCGCTGCCGGTGGACTTCCCGCCCTGGACGGCGGTCTATGCGTTCTTCGAGCGCTGGTCGGAGCGGGGACTGCCGGCACGGCTGGCCGATCGGCTCCGCGGTCGGATCCGCGTCGCCGCGGGACGGAAGGAGACACCGACGGCCGCGATCATCGACGCGCAGAGTGTGAAAGCGAGCGAGACCATCGGTGCCGCCGACAGCGGTTTCGATGGCGGGAAAAAGATCAAGGGGCAGAAGCGGCACGTCGCGGTCGACACGCTCGGGCTACTGCTGACCGTGCTGGTGACTGCCGCCTCGGTCCAGGACCGCGATGGCGCTCACCCGCTCCTGGCCCTCCTGCGGGGGAAGTTCTCCACCATCACGCTGGTGTGGGCCGACGGCGGCTATGCCGGACGACTCGTGACCTGGGCAGCCAAGGCCCTGAAGATCACCGTGGCCGTCGTCAGGCGCACCGACGACATGAAAGGCTTCGTCGTCCTGCCCCGCAGATGGGTCGTCGAGCGGAGTCTGGCCTGGCTGATGCGGCACCGCCGCCTGGTGCGGTGCTACGAACGGCGGCCCGCCCATCACGAAGCGATGATCTGGTGGGCGGCCGTTCATCAGATGACCCGCCGCCTCACCCGAGAACTCGCAGGTCAACCGCCCAATCGCCGTTGGGGCGGCCCGCCACCGCTCCCGTGCTTGACCAGCCCCGACAGGCGAGGCAAGGTCCTGGAGCTCCTGGCAGCCCAGCCCTGGCGCGCCTGGAAAGGCACCGAACTGGCCGCCATCCTCGCCATCGACAACGTCAACAGCTTCCGCGTCCAACTGTCCCAATGGTCCCACCAGGGCCACATCAACAAGATCGGACCAGCCCTCTACGGGCCAGTGCCGACAGCGGCTTAA
- a CDS encoding carboxylesterase/lipase family protein — MVTTSSGAVRGTSGPKVSTFQGIPYATATRFSAPTPVPPWQGTRDATKPGNVCAQPAGYPIGKPSTAEDCLNLNVTTPTGKHDELPVIVWVHGGSLMYGMGDLYRADRLAAGGAVVVSMNYRLGATSFLTHPSLPDSGGLALDDQRAALRWVRQNIAAFGGDPGKVTIMGQSGGGFAVCGHLASPASAGLFQRAIIQSAPCADASRTKAEALAESSEVIKKAGCADASDVASCLRDLPMAKLLEAYGTQREPRPYSGTPSLPLPVDQALRTGRFNRVPVLVGVNHDEENGMILGLELATGKPMAATDYRPAITEAYGKNAAAVLRRYPLGNSAGRTLATVKTDSTWSAPTLDTARALSRWTSTRMFEFAEQRTPWYAGTPKPSFPAAAQHMAELPYLFDLTLFEKLSLQQSTLANRLIATWTRFARTGDPNGGGEQPWPLLRDNGSQAGWHVQSLTSGTWKRADYAQDHHYRFWTTLNH; from the coding sequence GTGGTCACGACCAGCAGCGGCGCCGTTCGTGGCACATCCGGCCCCAAGGTCAGCACCTTCCAGGGCATCCCGTACGCCACCGCCACCCGCTTCTCGGCCCCCACCCCCGTCCCCCCGTGGCAGGGCACACGAGACGCCACCAAACCGGGCAACGTGTGCGCACAACCGGCCGGCTACCCCATCGGCAAGCCCAGCACCGCCGAGGACTGCCTCAACCTCAACGTCACCACCCCGACCGGCAAGCACGACGAACTCCCGGTCATCGTCTGGGTCCACGGCGGCAGCCTCATGTACGGCATGGGCGACCTGTACCGCGCCGACCGGCTGGCGGCAGGCGGCGCCGTCGTGGTCTCGATGAACTACCGCCTCGGCGCCACCAGCTTCCTGACCCACCCGTCCCTGCCGGACTCCGGCGGCCTGGCCCTCGACGACCAGCGCGCGGCGCTGCGCTGGGTGCGCCAGAACATCGCAGCCTTCGGCGGCGACCCGGGCAAGGTCACGATCATGGGCCAGTCCGGCGGCGGCTTCGCCGTCTGCGGCCACCTCGCCTCCCCGGCCTCGGCGGGCCTGTTCCAGCGAGCGATCATCCAGAGCGCACCCTGCGCGGACGCCTCCCGTACCAAGGCCGAAGCCCTCGCCGAGAGCTCCGAAGTCATCAAGAAGGCCGGCTGCGCCGACGCCTCCGACGTGGCGAGCTGCCTGCGCGACCTCCCCATGGCCAAACTGCTGGAGGCGTACGGCACCCAGCGCGAGCCGCGCCCGTACAGCGGCACACCCTCCCTCCCGCTCCCGGTCGACCAGGCGCTGCGCACGGGCCGCTTCAACCGCGTCCCCGTCCTCGTCGGCGTCAACCACGACGAGGAGAACGGCATGATCCTCGGCCTGGAACTCGCAACCGGCAAGCCCATGGCCGCCACCGACTACCGACCCGCCATCACCGAGGCCTACGGCAAGAACGCCGCCGCCGTGCTACGTCGCTACCCGCTGGGCAACTCCGCAGGAAGAACCCTGGCAACCGTAAAAACGGACTCAACCTGGTCCGCCCCCACCCTCGACACCGCCCGCGCCCTGTCCCGCTGGACCTCCACTCGCATGTTCGAGTTCGCCGAGCAGCGAACGCCCTGGTACGCCGGCACTCCCAAGCCCAGCTTCCCCGCCGCCGCCCAGCACATGGCCGAGCTGCCCTACCTCTTCGACCTGACCTTGTTCGAGAAGCTCTCACTCCAGCAGTCCACCCTCGCCAACCGCCTGATCGCCACCTGGACGCGCTTCGCCCGCACCGGAGACCCCAACGGCGGCGGCGAGCAGCCCTGGCCCCTCCTCCGCGACAACGGCAGCCAGGCGGGTTGGCACGTGCAGTCCCTGACGAGCGGCACCTGGAAGCGCGCCGACTACGCCCAGGACCACCACTACCGCTTCTGGACCACCCTCAATCACTGA
- a CDS encoding TetR/AcrR family transcriptional regulator, giving the protein MGNREDLIAGAKQCLREKGYDRTSVRDIAAAAGVSTAAIGYHFGSREALLTQALFGLLDEWGDSLGRALAPEAGDDAVRAYERMWEGLVRQFAEHPDLWLATVELFLQGRRQAELGSRVAEGMAEGWRGMSAILESVPEESVSERSARTLGMVQTALMSGVMIQSLGNPADAPTAAEVLEGLRALAKLAG; this is encoded by the coding sequence ATGGGAAACCGTGAAGACCTCATCGCGGGCGCCAAGCAGTGCCTGCGGGAGAAGGGCTACGACCGCACCAGCGTGCGGGACATCGCCGCCGCGGCCGGCGTGAGCACGGCGGCGATCGGCTACCACTTCGGCTCGCGGGAGGCGCTGCTGACCCAGGCGCTCTTCGGCCTGCTGGACGAGTGGGGCGACAGTCTCGGGCGGGCGCTGGCGCCTGAGGCCGGGGACGACGCGGTGCGCGCCTACGAGCGCATGTGGGAGGGGCTCGTCCGGCAGTTCGCCGAGCATCCGGATCTCTGGCTGGCCACGGTGGAGTTGTTCCTGCAAGGCCGGCGGCAGGCGGAGCTGGGGTCCCGGGTGGCGGAGGGGATGGCCGAGGGGTGGCGCGGGATGAGTGCGATCCTGGAGAGCGTGCCGGAGGAGAGCGTGTCGGAGCGGTCCGCTCGTACGCTCGGGATGGTGCAGACGGCGCTGATGTCCGGGGTGATGATCCAGAGCCTGGGCAACCCGGCCGATGCGCCCACCGCGGCCGAGGTGCTCGAAGGGTTGCGGGCGCTGGCCAAGCTGGCGGGGTAG
- a CDS encoding WD40 repeat domain-containing protein produces MFEPAHDLPPLRAALVQLEQAHGTTEAHRFATERIKELGAVLRHGDGHPAEIYAYALSPCGRYLAIGSWCGDDYDRGGVLQVWELASGRCVNVLDEIMGGVGWPGYTGTVQWSADGQRLALAYNTNGVGVWDPFGEEPGPSAEAYVTDGGSRPPGFAFAPDGTRAFIVTGTSQEVQGCIAPLVAGEVFEIGDEDDEGGEGDEDAWDAGGWDDEGEGDGEGDGDGEGDGEGDYAGDGAKHGVGDGERSEGQDDGEDDGEEEWDDEPDAQLARPLTEPLPETVKALLGQDKLRLRDVSWSRDGRRLYGHARGWACALDATDGRVLWFAEAGVGRDAPAWSRDERYFAHQLRGQLLIGDAMTGWTVATLPGHPGASELSWGAYGTVTRLAVVVPAGNDAHARPHVTVYDQGRHRYDLDVALLQLEPDEEGVAWAWSPDGLYAAALTARGQVEVWSLADAPSLIGAVEAPAEARGVLWGADGVIVVLGRAGVRFFQAATGRITGDFAFLRVPPGPRPLELDGVDLAEEVRDEEEASIDPTFALDDQTWAVAFESGQVIAPPDRVPALDGALAWAVERRFGWPVRWGGLDVAPDAATGAERFGPPLDEYLEGFRGHTPAANEPWPPPNTVTLDDLFQFAITSVAPLHSGWDHHVSQNLRHAARLRARLGQPAGARVLLDAIPTPAEQVRGRADVALILAAAGRRDEARTFFDGDEAQVEAVLDEYNEAFVASSVAGAYAAMGDPRAEAWFQRARAAIEPETNPGEHHLAVAWAMIECGWEQEGRALLRQCTETPSIFYTVPLLAYLILTRRDHIARELIPMRNPAAEEWEPQGWFDGWEAVEVFSRLGRPDLVHAWAQVYGDGYAYEDHLAQAETNARRDPARARPGEGELAAILDAYATLQKTPRTQREHPTQLLAAQAAECGHLGAALDLIERLPKDDFNGRAGQTFRALWMAATGLDVEPW; encoded by the coding sequence GTGTTCGAGCCGGCTCACGACCTCCCGCCCCTGCGTGCCGCGCTCGTCCAGTTGGAGCAGGCGCACGGGACCACCGAGGCGCACCGGTTCGCGACCGAGCGGATCAAGGAGCTGGGTGCGGTACTGCGGCACGGCGACGGGCATCCGGCCGAGATCTACGCGTACGCGCTGAGCCCGTGCGGGCGTTACCTGGCGATCGGGAGCTGGTGCGGCGACGACTACGACCGGGGCGGTGTCCTGCAGGTGTGGGAGCTGGCCAGCGGGCGGTGCGTCAACGTGCTTGACGAGATCATGGGCGGGGTGGGCTGGCCCGGGTACACGGGGACGGTTCAGTGGTCGGCTGACGGGCAGCGGCTCGCGCTGGCGTACAACACCAACGGGGTGGGGGTGTGGGATCCGTTCGGGGAGGAGCCGGGGCCCAGCGCCGAGGCGTACGTGACGGACGGGGGTTCGCGCCCGCCCGGGTTCGCCTTCGCGCCCGACGGCACCCGCGCGTTCATCGTGACGGGCACCTCGCAGGAGGTGCAGGGGTGTATCGCGCCGCTGGTCGCGGGCGAGGTGTTCGAGATCGGCGACGAGGACGACGAGGGCGGGGAGGGCGACGAGGACGCGTGGGACGCCGGTGGTTGGGATGACGAGGGCGAGGGCGATGGTGAAGGCGATGGCGATGGTGAGGGCGATGGCGAGGGCGATTACGCAGGGGATGGCGCAAAGCATGGCGTAGGGGATGGTGAGCGGTCCGAGGGGCAGGACGACGGGGAGGACGACGGCGAGGAGGAGTGGGACGACGAGCCGGACGCGCAGCTCGCGCGCCCGCTGACCGAACCCCTCCCGGAAACGGTCAAAGCCCTACTGGGCCAGGACAAGCTCCGTCTCCGCGACGTCTCCTGGTCCCGCGACGGCCGCCGCCTCTACGGGCACGCCCGCGGCTGGGCCTGCGCCCTGGACGCCACCGACGGCCGGGTCCTGTGGTTCGCCGAGGCGGGCGTCGGCAGGGACGCCCCCGCCTGGAGCAGGGACGAGCGGTACTTCGCCCACCAGCTGCGCGGCCAGTTGCTGATAGGCGACGCCATGACGGGCTGGACGGTGGCGACGCTGCCGGGGCATCCGGGCGCGTCGGAGCTGTCCTGGGGCGCGTACGGCACGGTCACGCGGCTGGCGGTCGTCGTGCCGGCGGGCAACGACGCGCACGCCCGTCCCCACGTCACCGTCTATGACCAGGGCCGGCACCGCTACGACCTGGACGTGGCGCTGCTGCAGCTCGAACCGGACGAGGAGGGCGTGGCGTGGGCGTGGTCGCCTGACGGGCTGTACGCGGCGGCGCTGACGGCTCGCGGGCAGGTGGAGGTCTGGAGCCTGGCGGACGCGCCGAGCCTGATCGGGGCGGTGGAGGCGCCGGCGGAGGCCCGGGGCGTGTTGTGGGGCGCCGACGGCGTGATCGTCGTGCTCGGCCGCGCCGGGGTGCGGTTCTTCCAGGCGGCCACCGGCCGGATCACCGGGGACTTCGCGTTCCTGCGCGTGCCGCCGGGCCCCCGCCCGCTGGAGCTCGACGGCGTGGACCTGGCGGAGGAGGTGCGGGACGAGGAGGAGGCGAGCATCGACCCGACGTTCGCGCTCGACGACCAGACGTGGGCCGTGGCGTTCGAGTCCGGGCAGGTCATCGCGCCGCCCGACCGCGTGCCGGCGCTCGACGGCGCCCTGGCCTGGGCGGTGGAGCGCCGGTTCGGCTGGCCGGTGCGCTGGGGTGGGCTCGACGTCGCGCCGGACGCCGCCACCGGCGCCGAGCGGTTCGGGCCGCCGCTGGACGAGTACCTGGAGGGGTTCCGCGGCCACACGCCGGCGGCGAACGAGCCCTGGCCCCCGCCGAACACGGTCACGCTCGACGACCTCTTCCAGTTCGCGATCACCTCGGTGGCGCCGCTCCACAGCGGCTGGGACCACCACGTGAGCCAGAACCTGCGGCACGCGGCCAGGCTCAGGGCGCGCCTGGGCCAGCCGGCCGGCGCGCGGGTGCTGCTCGACGCGATCCCGACCCCGGCCGAGCAGGTGCGGGGACGGGCGGACGTGGCGCTGATCCTGGCCGCCGCCGGGCGCAGGGACGAGGCGCGGACGTTCTTCGACGGCGACGAGGCCCAGGTCGAGGCGGTGCTCGACGAGTACAACGAGGCGTTCGTGGCCTCGTCGGTGGCCGGCGCGTACGCGGCGATGGGCGATCCCCGGGCCGAGGCGTGGTTCCAGCGCGCGCGGGCGGCGATCGAGCCCGAGACGAACCCGGGCGAGCACCACCTGGCGGTGGCGTGGGCGATGATCGAGTGCGGGTGGGAGCAGGAGGGGCGGGCCCTGCTGCGGCAGTGCACCGAGACGCCCTCCATCTTCTACACCGTGCCGCTGCTGGCCTACCTCATCCTCACCCGCCGGGACCACATCGCCCGCGAGCTGATCCCCATGCGCAATCCGGCGGCCGAGGAGTGGGAGCCGCAGGGATGGTTCGACGGCTGGGAGGCGGTGGAGGTGTTCAGCCGCCTGGGCCGGCCGGATCTGGTGCACGCGTGGGCGCAGGTCTACGGCGACGGTTACGCCTACGAGGACCATCTCGCTCAGGCGGAGACGAACGCCAGGCGTGACCCGGCGCGCGCCCGGCCGGGCGAGGGGGAGCTGGCCGCGATCTTGGACGCCTACGCGACCCTGCAGAAGACGCCGCGCACGCAGCGTGAGCACCCGACGCAGCTGCTCGCCGCGCAGGCGGCCGAGTGCGGCCATCTCGGGGCGGCGCTGGACCTGATCGAGCGCCTGCCGAAGGACGACTTCAACGGGCGGGCCGGCCAGACGTTCCGCGCGCTGTGGATGGCGGCTACCGGGCTCGACGTCGAGCCGTGGTGA
- a CDS encoding VOC family protein translates to MHARLDHLVVWVSDPRASVDFYEQVVGLPGVRAAEFRDGEAPFPSVRISPETILDLMSYEAMRGVDEGTGVKGSAGHPINHFCLSVGKEDFDALQVRLKQHGVEITGGGTNSFGAQGIAPETMFFPDPDGNVIEVRYYE, encoded by the coding sequence ATGCACGCACGCCTTGACCATCTCGTCGTCTGGGTCTCCGACCCCCGCGCGTCCGTGGACTTCTACGAGCAGGTCGTCGGCCTGCCAGGGGTCCGGGCGGCGGAGTTCCGTGACGGTGAGGCGCCGTTCCCCAGTGTGCGGATCTCGCCGGAGACCATCCTCGACCTGATGTCGTACGAGGCGATGCGCGGCGTGGACGAGGGCACCGGGGTGAAGGGCAGCGCCGGGCACCCGATCAACCACTTCTGCCTGTCGGTCGGCAAGGAGGACTTCGACGCGCTGCAGGTACGGCTCAAGCAGCACGGCGTGGAGATCACCGGCGGCGGCACGAACTCGTTCGGCGCCCAGGGCATCGCGCCCGAGACCATGTTCTTCCCCGACCCGGACGGGAACGTGATCGAGGTCCGCTACTACGAGTGA
- a CDS encoding MmcQ/YjbR family DNA-binding protein, with protein sequence MSHGGEWVGLKVHDKGFGYLWEATETVGLKATIEEQIALVSERPEVFEVQFTAGRFGWVVVHLDRIDEEELFELMAEAWCLTAPKQLVDDFEATHPIGKKVQSG encoded by the coding sequence ATGAGTCACGGCGGCGAGTGGGTCGGCCTCAAGGTGCACGACAAGGGGTTCGGCTATCTGTGGGAGGCCACCGAGACCGTCGGCCTGAAGGCCACGATCGAGGAGCAGATCGCGCTGGTCAGCGAGCGGCCCGAGGTGTTCGAGGTGCAGTTCACGGCCGGGCGGTTCGGCTGGGTGGTGGTGCACCTCGACAGGATCGACGAGGAGGAGCTGTTCGAGCTGATGGCCGAGGCGTGGTGCCTGACCGCGCCCAAGCAGCTCGTGGACGACTTCGAGGCCACCCACCCGATCGGGAAGAAGGTGCAATCCGGGTAA